The Polyangium aurulentum genomic interval CATGGAGGTCGGCGAATCCGTGGCCCACCCTTTGCGGTTCTACGACAACAACGTCTATGGCACGGTCACGCTCCTCGAGGCGATGGCCAAGGCGGGCGTCGACAAGTTCGTCTTCTCCTCGACGGCCGCCACCTACGGCGAGCCGCGCACGACGCCGATCCCCGAGGATCACCCGCAGGCGCCCATCAATCCTTACGGCCGGAGCAAGCTCATGGTCGAGCAGCTCCTCGCCGATTGCGACAGAGCCCACGGCCTGCGCTCGGTGATCTTCCGCTATTTCAACGCCGCCGGCGCGCACCCGAGCGTCGCGATCGGCGAGCATCACGAGCCGGAGACGCACCTGCTCCCGCTCATCCTGCACGCGGCGCTCGGCCTCCGCCCGGCGATCCGCGTCTTCGGCGCCGATTACCCGACGCCCGACGGGACGTGCATCCGCGATTATATCCACGTCTGCGATCTCGCGGATGCGCACGTGCTCGGGCTCGAATACTTGCTCGCGGGCCGCGAGAGCGCGGCGTTCAACCTCGGCAGCGGGCGCGGCTTCTCCGTGAAGGAGGTGATCGAGGCGGCCAGGCGGGTCAGCGGACGCGACATTCCGGTCGAGACCGCGCCGCGGCGGGCGGGAGATCCGCCGGTGCTCGTGGGGTCGAGCGACAAGGCGCGGCGGGT includes:
- the galE gene encoding UDP-glucose 4-epimerase GalE; this translates as MNEPRATILVTGGAGYIGSHTALALKERGYRPIVLDNLSRGHREIVEDKLAIPFIEGDTRDHALLDALFARERIAAVMHFAAFMEVGESVAHPLRFYDNNVYGTVTLLEAMAKAGVDKFVFSSTAATYGEPRTTPIPEDHPQAPINPYGRSKLMVEQLLADCDRAHGLRSVIFRYFNAAGAHPSVAIGEHHEPETHLLPLILHAALGLRPAIRVFGADYPTPDGTCIRDYIHVCDLADAHVLGLEYLLAGRESAAFNLGSGRGFSVKEVIEAARRVSGRDIPVETAPRRAGDPPVLVGSSDKARRVLGWKPRYEDLDTIVGHAWAWHAR